TAATGCAAACTTTTCTTTTTGAAAGATTGAGTTGTCCTTGTTCATCAATTCCAGGAACAAGAATTTGACGACCAAATTGTTCAATTAAATTATCACTGAGTTCCGGTTGAGCCAAATCCTCCACTTCCTCTCTTAGAACCAGTCAGTTCTTTTACTAATTTAAATTCTATTCGTTGGTATTGTGCTACCACCATTTGGGCAATTCGCATTTCATGATCGATGACAAAAGGCTCATCTCCGTGGTTAATTAAGATGACCTTAATTTCTCCACGATAATCAGCATCAATAGTGCCAGGACTATTCAAAACGGTAATTCCCTGTTTTAGAGCAAGACCACTGCGAGGCCTTATTTGTACTTCAAAACCCTCTGGAATTTCAAAATAAAGACCCGTGCCCACTAACACTCTTTGTTTAGGCTCCAGTGTAATGCTCCCATCAGGCAAGTACGCCCTTAAATCCATTCCAGCACTAGAACTGGTTTCATAAGCAGGCAGTTCGATAGAGTCATCGGCAACTCTAACTTTCATTTCAATAAAATTACTCATTCTCTGCTTTTAATATATGTCGTAGGACTTGATTAGCAAAGGAGGTCTTAGTCACATTACCTATTTGATGATAATGACCTTTTTTATTGAAAATCCCTCCGTTGTTATAATTATTATTAAAAATATTATTTTTGGAGATGGGATAGTTTAATACAAGATAATCACAGTTTTTCTTTTTTAATTTTTTCAATGCATTGGTTTTAACGTCATTTGTTTCATAAGCAAAACCCACGGTGATTTGAGGACCAGAGGAGATATTGCTAATTGTTTTGAGAATATCGGGGTTATTTTTTAATTTTAAAGTAAGGTTTTTATTTCTTTTGATTTTTTGTTTTTGATAATTTTCTACTCGATAGTCTGCTACTGCTGCATTAAAGATGGCGAGATCAACGTTTTTATTTTTTTTGGCAGCTTTTAACATACTTTCTGCATTGGGCGTAAAAATATATGAAATCTTTTTAGATACGATGGGCTTTACTTGAAGATAGCCATGAAGACAAATTACTTTGAAGTTATTCTTAATCAGACTTTTGATTAACGCCATCCCTTGTTGGCCAGAAGACTCATTTGTAATATAACGAACTGGATCGATATATTCACGAGTAGAACCAACAGTTATAAGAGCAGTTTTCAATTAACTGAGCTGTTTTAAAATTTCACTTGGATCAACTAAACGACCACTTCCGTATTCACCGCATGCAAGCGAGCCATCATCTGGGCCAATAAAATGATGGCCATGATCTTTTAAAAGCTGAACATTTTTTTGTATCAGTGAGTTGGCCCACATTTCTTTGTTCATAGCGGGAGCGATATATATAGGTTTATTAGCAGCAATCATACAAGTTAAGGCGAGATCATCGCAGAAGCCTTGCGCAAATTTAGAGACGAGGTTAGCGGTTGCTGGATACACAACAATATGTGTATTGTCTCTTGCTAATTGAATGTGTCCAATATTTTTTTCCATATCGAGATCAAAAAGTTCGCTATAAACTTTCTTTCGACTGATCGACTCAAGTAATAATGGGGAAATAAATTCAAAAGTATTCTTGGTTGCAATAATTTCATAGTCAATTGATTGCTTTTGAAACTCTCGAATAAGATCTAGTGCTTTATAGCAACCAACACTGCTGGAGATTATTAATAAAATTTTCATTTTTTCTGCACTATATATATGTTGTTCGCGCCTGAAAGGAAATCAATAGTTTCAATATGTGTAAAACCTATGTTTTCCAATTCATTTTGAACTTCCTTTGGAGAGGGGAAGGCTTTAATGCTGTCCGCAAGATATTTATAGCTATGACGATCTTTGGCAATAATGCTCCCGCTCAAAGGTAAAAAATAATCAAGAAAAGCTTGGTAGGGTTTTTTGATGAGATGGGCTTTAGGTAAGCCGAATTCCATAAATAAAAAATATCCATTTTTTTTTAAACATCGAAAAATCTCTTTGAAGCCTTGTTGTCTATTTTCATAATTACGCACACCGTAAGTACAAGAAACAATTTGGAAAAAATTGTTTTTGTAGGGAAGTTTTTCTACATACCCAACTTGATATTTAATATTTTTATTAGCATTCTTTTCTTGAGAGACTCGATGCATTTGTTCGATCGGGTCTATCGCATATAAATTGTTTTTAAATGGAAGTAATTGAAAAATATCACCCGTACCACTAGCAATATCTAAGATTTTTTCTGTTTTTTTATATTTTGAGATTAATAAGTCGGCATAATATTTTTTCCAGAGTCGATGGATACCAAAGCTCATGACATCATTCATGAGGTCGTATTTAGCATGAGAAACAGTTTCAAAAATATCTGTTATATTATAATTATTTGAATTAATTTTATTATGCATGCCTGAGCTACCCGAAGTAGAAACTACAATAAGATATTTAGATTCAAAAGTTAATGGAAAAAAAATTTTATCCATTACAACATCTAAAAAAAAACTACGTAAAAACTTACATACAACAAACCTTTCAGTTATTGAAGGAAGTGCTATTAAATCTGTTGATCGAAGAGCAAAATATATTGTTCTTACTTTAAAACCTCTTAAGTATTTAGTGATTCATTTGGGAATGAGTGGTCGATTAAAATTTTTTCATAAAAAAAATTATACTAATGAAAAACATGATCATGTTGTCATGGAATTTTCTCAATTCAATGTTGTCTTTAATGACCCTAGACGTTTTGGAATGTTTTTTATGTTAGAAGATGATCAAGAGCTTCATAATTTTTTTCAACATTACGGAGTAGATCTATTGCTCGACTCCATTAACTATGAAAATATTTATCTTATATTTCAAAAAAAGAATGTTTCTTTGAAACAAATACTTTTAGATCAACGAGTCTTTGTAGGCATTGGCAATATTTATGCTAATGAGGCTTTATTTCATAGCCGACTTCACCCAGAGCGTAAGTCCAATACGTTGAGTAAAGCTGAAATCAAACAATTAATTCGCTCTTGTCGTCATGTTTTAGAACTTTCTTTAAAAAATGGAGGCTCATCCATTAATGATTATAAATCCCCTGATGGAACTTTGGGTAGTTTTCAAAATATGTTCCAGGTCTATCAGCGAACAGAAGTTATCTTGAAGAAAAAGCGCTACCCAGTAAAAAAAATAGTACAAAATGGACGTTCAACTTTTTTTTCTCCGACTTTACAAAAATAAAAAAATCTATATAAGTTACTAACGCAATTAGAAGAACAACCTGTTAATAAAAAAAATAGATGCCACAACATAAATCTGCAAAAAAAAGATTACGTCAGTCTGAAAAACGCAAAGCCGTCAATAAGAGTGTAAAATCCAACGTTGCAACACAACTCAAAGCTATCGATAAGCTGATCAAAGATAAAAAAGTAGAAGAATCAATGGCAAAACTTAAGCAAGTGATGTCTGTATTACATAAATCTACTAAAAAGAAAATCATGCATTTGAATAAGGCATCAAGAACCATCTCTAAATTACAAAAAGACATCTCCGCAATTTCTAAATAATTTTTTTTTTCAAGAATTTTTTTTTATAAAAAAATTTTTTTTTTATTCTTCATTTCGCCTTTTCATGTTTAAATACGCAACGTTCAGAGGAGAGGTGACATAACCGTGACAGATGATATTGATCAAGAGGTAAACGTTTCTTGGAGTTCTATTACATCCGAGTTAAAAAAATCTCTCGATAAAGATACTTTTCAAAACTGGATTAAACCTATTCAATTCGAGTCTCTTCTCGATACTTCTTTAACACTCTCCGTTCCCACTCGTTTCTTAAGAGATTGGATCATTAAGAATTACGCATCTGTGATCAAGCGTGCTTATCTTGATCAAGATATCACAATTCATAAGTTATCAATTCTGGTAAAAGAAAATAATAATCGTGTAATTCCTGGCACGGAGGTTGTCCATCAAGAAAAAGAAGAAGATGGAGATGATCACTATTATGATGATATTTCCGCACCGCTCGATCCACAGTTTACTTTTGATAATTTTATAGTCGGTAAACCTAATGAGCTTGCTTATGCTGCAGCACAGCGTGTAGCGCAATCTGAAGTCGTAAGTTTTAATCCACTATTTTTATATGGTGGTGTGGGCTTAGGTAAAACGCACTTAATGCATGCCGTTGCTTGGAATATTAAAAAAAGAAATCCTAAAAAGAATGTTGTGTATCTCACCGCAGAAAAATTTATGTATCAATTCATTAAAGCACTTCGCTTTAAGAATATAATGAGCTTTAAAGAACAATTTCGTTCTGTTGATGTGCTGATGATCGATGATGTTCAATTCATTATTGGCAAAGACAATACCCAAGAAGAATTTTTTCATACTTTCAACACATTAGTGGATAAGAAACGCCAAATTATTATTTCTGCAGATAAATCTCCTGCGGATTTAGAAGGTTTAGAAGATCGACTGAAATCAAGACTGGGTTGGGGCTTAGTAGCGGATATTCATCCTCTGACATATGAATTGAGATATGGAATTATTGAAGCGAAAGCCGAGCAAAAAAATATCAAACTGACTAGCGATGTTTTAGAATTTTTAGCAAACAAAATAACCAATAATGTTCGTGAGATGGAAGGGGCACTTAATCGCTTAGCTGTTCACGCTTCATTACAAGAGTCAGAAATTACCGTTGATTTAGTCAAAGATGTTCTAAAAGATTTACTGCGCACCAACTCTCGCAAAATCACTATTGATGAAATTCAAAAGAAAGTGGTCGAGCATTACAATATCAAATTATCAGATATGCATTCTCCTCGTAGATCTCGATCAGTCGCGAGACCTCGTCAAGTCGCGATGTATTTAGCAAAGTCGATTACGACTCGTTCACTTCCTGAAATTGGGAGAAAATTTGGCGGTAGAGACCATACTACCGTGATCCATGCGATCAAAACGATTGAAGAAATTATGGTAAATGATCCTAGTCTTGCAGAAGATATTGAACTTTTGACTAGAATATTGCAAACTTCCTAAATGGATTTCCGAGTTAGCCGTGAGGCCTTTTTAAGGGTTCTCACTCATGTCAGTTCTATTGTCGATAGTCGTTCGACTATTCCCATTCTCTCAAACATTTACTTAAAATGTGAAAATAATCAGATCGAAATCCGATCCACTGATATGGATATCTCCATTCGTGAATTTGTGTCTTGTGACTCTACTAAAAATGGAGAAGCAACTGTGAACTCACGTATTTTGACGGACATTATTCGAAAAACAAAAAAGAATTCGATCGTTAAATGTAAGTTAGAGGGCAATCGTTTAATTATTAACTCAGATAATTCTGTTTTTGAATTAAATGCCCTATCTGCTGATGAATTTCCTAAGTTTGTCCCTTTAGATCCAACGAATTCATTTGAGTTAACTATTCCTCAAATGAAAAGACTGTTCAATAAAACAAAGTTTGCTATTTCTGCAGAAGAGACAAGATATTATTTAAATGGAATTTACTTTCATACCGTCGCTAATGGCTCCAAAACAGCTCTTCGTTGTGTTGCAACAGATGGACATCGATTAGCTAAAACAGAATTAGACTTATCTAATGCTGTGAACATTTCAGGAATTATTCTGCCTAGAAAATTCATACTTCAATTAGATCGCATTTTGGGAGACTTTGAAGGAAAAGTAAAAATGATTTGTACTGATACTCAAGTTAGCCTCGAGGCTGATAATTTTATTATTATTAGTAAGTTAATTGATGGAACATTTCCTGATTATGAAAAAGTTATTCCTGTTTCCAATGATAAGCTTCTTCAAGTCGAAGCAGAACCTTTCTTTAATGCTATTGATCGTGTTTCTACCGTTAACCAAGACAAAACCCCAACAGTAAAATTGCAGTTTGAAAACAACAACATCAAGATCATGGCTACGAGCACCGATAGTAATAAAGGTGATGAAGAAGTAGCTGCGAGTTATGCGGCAGAAGCATTAGAGATACTGTTTAATTCAAAATATATTTTAGACTTACAAGATGTCATAGAGGGAGAGACCATGATTTTAGAATTGTTAAATCAGTCTTCCCCAGTGATCGTAAAAGATCCCAAAGATGCTACGAGCCTATACATTTTGATGCCAATGAGAATATAAGTGGCCCCACCTTTAAAGGGTATTCACTTAAATAACTTTCGAAACTTTACCCAACGACAAGAGAGTTTTTTTAATAGCCACACGCTATTTAAAGGAAGAAATGCAGTTGGAAAAACTAATTTATTAGAGGCGATTAGTTTTTTATGTCCGGGAACTGGTTTTCGAAAAGATACCATTTCTAATTTTAGCAACCAAGATCATAAAGAAAGCAACGTAATTATGAATTATGATTTTGATCATGAAGAGTTATCTAATCACCTAAAAATCGAACTAACCTTTCAAGAGGAAAGATGGTCGAAGCAATATTTTTTAAATGATAAAAAAATACAACAACAACAATTACTAAAAATATTTCAGCTATTTTGGTTTACCGAAACAGATAAAGTTTTTTTTATCAAAGATACTCAATATCAAAGAAATACAATTAATCGTATTGCTTGTTATTTCGAGCCATCTTTATTTCAACTGCTCAATAAGTTTACAAAGTTGCGAAGAGAAAAGAAAAAGGTTCTTCAAACAACACAAGAAAAATCATGGCTGGAATCCATCGATAAACAGTTGATTGAAATAGGAGAGAAAATAATCTCTTACAAAAGAAATTTTTTAAATGAATTTCAAGAATTTTTAAAAAATGAAAATAACCAGTTTTTTCAGTTTGAAATTCAACCAAGCTTTGGATTGGAACATCAGGAGGATTTTTTAATAAAATTCAAACAAGACTTATCAGATGAGAATCAGTGGCCCAAAGACCATAAGTTGCAATCTGATCACGATCCTCAAAAATCAATATTTGAAATTACTCATCAAGGAAAAAAGTTATCGCAGTTATCATCAGCACAGTCGAAGTTATTGATTTTAAGCTTTTTGTTACACTGTGCAAAATTCTTAAATCAACAAAAGATTACAATCTTTTTAATAGATGAAATCTTTGATAACTTTGATATGATCAATATTGAAAAAGTTATTCAATACTGTGCAGAAAATAAATTTCAAACCTTTTTTTCAACCACTGATAACTTTGCACTCCAAGGGGTAATAAATAATTTAGAGATTAAAGAAATAACTTAATGACAGATCAATATTCAGCATCCTCGATTAAAGTCCTAAAAGGACTAGAAGCAGTTCGCAAGCGTCCAGGGATGTACATCGGCGATACCGATGATGGCACGGGTCTTCACCATATGGTTTACGAAGTTCTCGATAACTCTATTGACGAGGCGCTTGGTGGCTATTGTGACTCTATTCAGTTGATTATTAATAAAGACGGATCAGCGACAATTTCTGATAACGGTCGAGGAATTCCAGTCGATATGCACAAAACTGAAAAAGTTCCTGCCGCTGAGGTAATCATGACCCAACTTCATGCAGGTGGCAAATTTGATGATAATAGCTATAAAATTTCTGGTGGTTTACACGGTGTGGGTGTTTCAGTTGTTAACGCCCTATCTGAAAAACTATCTCTAACCATTCGCCGTGATGGAAAAATTTACAATATGGAATTTAAAGATGGTGTGACGACTAAAAAACTAAAAGAAGTTGGCACCATGAAAAAAACAGAACGTACGGGAACACAAGTTCAGTTCTGGCCATCAAAAAAAATATTTACTGATATTACTTTTGTCATGAAGACGCTAGAAAATAGAGTTCGTCAACTTGCCTTCTTGAACTCTAACGTTCGTGTGACGTTGACGGATATGCGCCAAGCAAAAGCAGAGCCTGTTGAGTTTTATTATCAAGGAGGATTAACCTCTTATGTTCAATTCCTCAATGCACGTAAATCTACTCTAAATAAAATCATTCCTTTTGAAGGAGAGAGCGGGGGCGTTAAAGTTGAGGGAGCCTTACAATGGAACGATGGCTATTCGGAAAGTATGCTTTGTTTTACCAATAACATTCCTCAAGGTGATGGTGGAACGCACCTTCAAGGTTTTCGATCAGCGCTAACTCGATCGCTGGTTAGTTACTCGAACAGTGTTGCTGTCGCGAAAAAAGGAAATGTTACTTTATCGGGTGATGATGCTAGAGAGGGAATGACTTGTGTTCTTTCTGTGAAGGTTCCTGATCCAAAATTCTCATCACAAACAAAAGATAAATTAGTCTCCTCAGAAGTTCGCCCTATTGTTGAAAAAATAGTAGCAGAACAACTAAGTTCTTGGTTAGAACAAACACCAGGAGAAGCTAAAAAAATTGTATCAAAAATTGTAGAAGCGGCTAATGCTAGAGAAGCCGCGAGAAAAGCTCGTGAGCTTACGAGAAGAAAGAATGTTTTAGAAACCTCTTCTCTTCCCGGAAAGTTGGCAGATTGTCAGGAAAAAGATCCTGCAAATTCAGAGCTATTCATTGTTGAGGGAGACTCTGCGGGCGGTTCTGCAAAACAAGGCCGTGATCGAGCAACCCAGGCTATTCTTCCTTTACGTGGTAAAATTTTAAATGTCATTAAAGCTAATCCACATAAAATTTTAGAAAATAATGAAATCTCAGCTTTAATTACAGCTATTGGCGGTGGTTACGGCAACCCTCCCAAAGACAAAGAATACAATAAATCAGATTATTTTAATGCGGATGCTATGCGCTATCATAAAATTGTCATCATGACTGACGCTGATGTTGATGGAAGTCATATTCGAACTCTTCTTTTAACTTTCTTTTATCAATTTATGAGAGATATCATCACTGAGGGTAGGCTCTATATTGCTCAACCACCTCTTTATAAAGTTAAAAAAGGAAATTCAGAAAATTATCTCATTGACGATAAGGAACTAACTAAATTCTTGCTTACGAATAATAAGGATGAGTTAGAGTTTAATATTTTTGATAAGAAGAAAAAAGTCCAGCTCAAAGAAGAAGAGCTAAATGAAATCATTGATCTTGCCGCTCGAGCAAACTCAGCTTATCAAAATTTAGATCTTACCTATTTAGAACCTCAGTTTTTTGATCAAGTCATAAACACAGGATTGTTTTTACAAGACTTTGTACCCGGCAAAGTAGAAAAGTCTACTTTTAAGAATTTCCTTTCAAATTTGAATGATGTTTATAAGCCTGAAAATATTAAATT
The window above is part of the alpha proteobacterium HIMB59 genome. Proteins encoded here:
- a CDS encoding DNA polymerase III, beta subunit (PFAM: DNA polymerase III beta subunit, C-terminal domain; DNA polymerase III beta subunit, N-terminal domain; DNA polymerase III beta subunit, central domain~TIGRFAM: DNA polymerase III, beta subunit); translation: MDFRVSREAFLRVLTHVSSIVDSRSTIPILSNIYLKCENNQIEIRSTDMDISIREFVSCDSTKNGEATVNSRILTDIIRKTKKNSIVKCKLEGNRLIINSDNSVFELNALSADEFPKFVPLDPTNSFELTIPQMKRLFNKTKFAISAEETRYYLNGIYFHTVANGSKTALRCVATDGHRLAKTELDLSNAVNISGIILPRKFILQLDRILGDFEGKVKMICTDTQVSLEADNFIIISKLIDGTFPDYEKVIPVSNDKLLQVEAEPFFNAIDRVSTVNQDKTPTVKLQFENNNIKIMATSTDSNKGDEEVAASYAAEALEILFNSKYILDLQDVIEGETMILELLNQSSPVIVKDPKDATSLYILMPMRI
- a CDS encoding deoxyuridine 5'-triphosphate nucleotidohydrolase Dut (PFAM: dUTPase~TIGRFAM: deoxyuridine 5'-triphosphate nucleotidohydrolase (dut)) — its product is MSNFIEMKVRVADDSIELPAYETSSSAGMDLRAYLPDGSITLEPKQRVLVGTGLYFEIPEGFEVQIRPRSGLALKQGITVLNSPGTIDADYRGEIKVILINHGDEPFVIDHEMRIAQMVVAQYQRIEFKLVKELTGSKRGSGGFGSTGTQ
- a CDS encoding nucleotide-binding protein, SMC family (PFAM: RecF/RecN/SMC N terminal domain), translated to MAPPLKGIHLNNFRNFTQRQESFFNSHTLFKGRNAVGKTNLLEAISFLCPGTGFRKDTISNFSNQDHKESNVIMNYDFDHEELSNHLKIELTFQEERWSKQYFLNDKKIQQQQLLKIFQLFWFTETDKVFFIKDTQYQRNTINRIACYFEPSLFQLLNKFTKLRREKKKVLQTTQEKSWLESIDKQLIEIGEKIISYKRNFLNEFQEFLKNENNQFFQFEIQPSFGLEHQEDFLIKFKQDLSDENQWPKDHKLQSDHDPQKSIFEITHQGKKLSQLSSAQSKLLILSFLLHCAKFLNQQKITIFLIDEIFDNFDMINIEKVIQYCAENKFQTFFSTTDNFALQGVINNLEIKEIT
- a CDS encoding DNA/pantothenate metabolism flavoprotein (PFAM: DNA/pantothenate metabolism flavoprotein), coding for MKTALITVGSTREYIDPVRYITNESSGQQGMALIKSLIKNNFKVICLHGYLQVKPIVSKKISYIFTPNAESMLKAAKKNKNVDLAIFNAAVADYRVENYQKQKIKRNKNLTLKLKNNPDILKTISNISSGPQITVGFAYETNDVKTNALKKLKKKNCDYLVLNYPISKNNIFNNNYNNGGIFNKKGHYHQIGNVTKTSFANQVLRHILKAENE
- a CDS encoding DNA gyrase, B subunit (PFAM: Toprim domain; Histidine kinase-, DNA gyrase B-, and HSP90-like ATPase; DNA gyrase B; DNA gyrase B subunit, carboxyl terminus~TIGRFAM: DNA gyrase, B subunit), producing MTDQYSASSIKVLKGLEAVRKRPGMYIGDTDDGTGLHHMVYEVLDNSIDEALGGYCDSIQLIINKDGSATISDNGRGIPVDMHKTEKVPAAEVIMTQLHAGGKFDDNSYKISGGLHGVGVSVVNALSEKLSLTIRRDGKIYNMEFKDGVTTKKLKEVGTMKKTERTGTQVQFWPSKKIFTDITFVMKTLENRVRQLAFLNSNVRVTLTDMRQAKAEPVEFYYQGGLTSYVQFLNARKSTLNKIIPFEGESGGVKVEGALQWNDGYSESMLCFTNNIPQGDGGTHLQGFRSALTRSLVSYSNSVAVAKKGNVTLSGDDAREGMTCVLSVKVPDPKFSSQTKDKLVSSEVRPIVEKIVAEQLSSWLEQTPGEAKKIVSKIVEAANAREAARKARELTRRKNVLETSSLPGKLADCQEKDPANSELFIVEGDSAGGSAKQGRDRATQAILPLRGKILNVIKANPHKILENNEISALITAIGGGYGNPPKDKEYNKSDYFNADAMRYHKIVIMTDADVDGSHIRTLLLTFFYQFMRDIITEGRLYIAQPPLYKVKKGNSENYLIDDKELTKFLLTNNKDELEFNIFDKKKKVQLKEEELNEIIDLAARANSAYQNLDLTYLEPQFFDQVINTGLFLQDFVPGKVEKSTFKNFLSNLNDVYKPENIKFTFQSMISNELVFLQEKEGYNKIIKLPLEKLLHLREFISSDSLSLYNKMGFAKSIDASFGIAKLSTKENFSCYGLVEFFNTLFEMSKKGQSISRYKGLGEMNPEQLWETTLDRANRKLLQVKLEDQVNAERQLIMLMGDDVTDRKNFIQDNSIKVANLDI
- a CDS encoding ubiquinone/menaquinone biosynthesis methyltransferase (PFAM: ubiE/COQ5 methyltransferase family~TIGRFAM: ubiquinone/menaquinone biosynthesis methyltransferases); translated protein: MNDVMSFGIHRLWKKYYADLLISKYKKTEKILDIASGTGDIFQLLPFKNNLYAIDPIEQMHRVSQEKNANKNIKYQVGYVEKLPYKNNFFQIVSCTYGVRNYENRQQGFKEIFRCLKKNGYFLFMEFGLPKAHLIKKPYQAFLDYFLPLSGSIIAKDRHSYKYLADSIKAFPSPKEVQNELENIGFTHIETIDFLSGANNIYIVQKK
- a CDS encoding Flavoprotein (PFAM: Flavoprotein), producing the protein MKILLIISSSVGCYKALDLIREFQKQSIDYEIIATKNTFEFISPLLLESISRKKVYSELFDLDMEKNIGHIQLARDNTHIVVYPATANLVSKFAQGFCDDLALTCMIAANKPIYIAPAMNKEMWANSLIQKNVQLLKDHGHHFIGPDDGSLACGEYGSGRLVDPSEILKQLS
- a CDS encoding hypothetical protein (PFAM: domain; Bacterial dnaA protein~TIGRFAM: DnaA regulatory inactivator Hda; conserved hypothetical protein), with product MTDDIDQEVNVSWSSITSELKKSLDKDTFQNWIKPIQFESLLDTSLTLSVPTRFLRDWIIKNYASVIKRAYLDQDITIHKLSILVKENNNRVIPGTEVVHQEKEEDGDDHYYDDISAPLDPQFTFDNFIVGKPNELAYAAAQRVAQSEVVSFNPLFLYGGVGLGKTHLMHAVAWNIKKRNPKKNVVYLTAEKFMYQFIKALRFKNIMSFKEQFRSVDVLMIDDVQFIIGKDNTQEEFFHTFNTLVDKKRQIIISADKSPADLEGLEDRLKSRLGWGLVADIHPLTYELRYGIIEAKAEQKNIKLTSDVLEFLANKITNNVREMEGALNRLAVHASLQESEITVDLVKDVLKDLLRTNSRKITIDEIQKKVVEHYNIKLSDMHSPRRSRSVARPRQVAMYLAKSITTRSLPEIGRKFGGRDHTTVIHAIKTIEEIMVNDPSLAEDIELLTRILQTS
- a CDS encoding formamidopyrimidine-DNA glycosylase Fpg (PFAM: Formamidopyrimidine-DNA glycosylase H2TH domain; Formamidopyrimidine-DNA glycosylase N-terminal domain~TIGRFAM: formamidopyrimidine-DNA glycosylase (fpg)); this translates as MPELPEVETTIRYLDSKVNGKKILSITTSKKKLRKNLHTTNLSVIEGSAIKSVDRRAKYIVLTLKPLKYLVIHLGMSGRLKFFHKKNYTNEKHDHVVMEFSQFNVVFNDPRRFGMFFMLEDDQELHNFFQHYGVDLLLDSINYENIYLIFQKKNVSLKQILLDQRVFVGIGNIYANEALFHSRLHPERKSNTLSKAEIKQLIRSCRHVLELSLKNGGSSINDYKSPDGTLGSFQNMFQVYQRTEVILKKKRYPVKKIVQNGRSTFFSPTLQK
- a CDS encoding SSU ribosomal protein S20P (PFAM: Ribosomal protein S20~TIGRFAM: ribosomal protein S20) gives rise to the protein MPQHKSAKKRLRQSEKRKAVNKSVKSNVATQLKAIDKLIKDKKVEESMAKLKQVMSVLHKSTKKKIMHLNKASRTISKLQKDISAISK